The Pseudomonas graminis region GATCGCGCACGAAGGACTGATCGATCTTCAATTCCTGCACCGGCAGCCGCTTAAGGTGCGCCAGCGAGGAATAACCGGTGCCGAAATCATCCACCGACAGGCTGATGCCGAATTCGCGCAGGCGATTGAGCACTTTCAGCGATTGCTCGGGCTCGCGCATGATCGCACTTTCGGTGATCTCGAAAATCAGCTGTTCGGCCGGCACGCGGTACAGCTTGAGCAGCGCAGAAACGCGGTCAGCCAGATTGCCATCCAACAGGTCGTCCGCCGAGATGTTCACCGAGACCTGCAGAATCAGACCGCGCTGGGCCCATTCGGCCAATTGGCGCAGCGCCTCTTCGATCACCCAGTTGGTGAGAATCTGAATGCTGCCGGTGCGTTCTGCGAGCACGATGAACTCAGCCGGCGATACCGAGCCGAATTGCGGGTGCTGCCAGCGCAGCAAAGCTTCAGCCTGGGTGACCCGGCCGTTGCGAATGTCCAGTTTGGGCTGGTAATGCAGTGACAGTTCGCCGTTGCGCGCCGCCAGACGCAGGTCGCGGATCAGGCTGATCTGGCGCAAGTGAGCCACATCCCGACCGTCCACATAGACCTGCAGACGTCCCGGCAACTGCGCCGCATCCTGCCGGGCGATGGACGCACGTCTGAGCAGCTCGGTTGCCGAATCGCCGTTGGCCGGGTAGGCCGCGATGCCGATGCAGGCATCCATCGCGATGTCCTGCTCGCCGATGCGCTGCGGCTTGATCAGCAAACCCTGCAGCCGGTCAGCCACCGCGACGGCGCTGTCGGTTTCAGCGTTTTGCACCAGCAACAGAAATTCGTTATCGGAGAGCCGCGCCACCGTATCGCCGGGACGCAGCGGCAATTGAAGCTGCGCGCTGATGATTCGCAGCAGTTGCTCAATGCCTTCGAGCCCGACGTTGGCGCCGATCGCTCGGAAGTTATCGATGCCCAGATAAAGCAGGGCCACTGGCCGCTGAGCAACGACCGCACTGCCCAGGCGCTCCATGACCAACGCGCGATTGGGCAGACCGGTGAGCGGATCATGCAGGGCGTTGTGCGCCAGTTGCAGCTCACGCTCGGCGATCCCGCTCTGCATCGAATTGATGGCGCTGGCGAGCAGCCCCAGTTCGTCCCTGCGATCCAGCACCACCGGCGTGGCGTAATCACCCTCGCCGATACGCCGCGCCGCCTGGGCCAGGGCACTCACCGGTCGCGACAGGCTGCGCGCCAACAACAACGCGCCGACCAGCGAACCGGCCAGGGCGACGACGGTGATCCAGAACAGCGTCTTGTCCAGCGGCGCGAAAGCCTGCATGGCCTGATCCAGCGGGCTTTGCAGCAGGGCCACGACCTCGCCGTCGCCGCTGCTGATGCTCCCCAGCCGCAGGGTTTTGCTCAAAAAACTCTGGCTCTGATGCTCGGTCATCTGCATCTCGTCGCTGGGCGGATTCATCATCACGCTGCGCAGACTGTCGAACAGCGTGTCCGGCTGGGTACTGATCATCTGGCCCGGCTGGTTTTGCACGATCGACAGAAACGACACCTGCAAACCGCTCAACGAGCGCAGTTCCTGCGCCAGATCACCGTCCATGCTGAAACCCATCACCACGCGGGCAATCGGCAGCGGTGCGAGCACGGTGCTGTCGACTAGCAAGTGCGGCTGCCCCTGCAACGGCACGATCAGCATCGATTGATTCTTGCCCTTGAGGTCACGCAACGCCTGGATGTAGGGGAACGGCGAACCTTCTGGAATCTGCGCGACGGTGCTGGCCATCACCGTGCCGTCCATGCCCAGCAGGAACATGTCACTGGCGTTGATTCGGGCGCCGTGGTTGAGCAGCACCGAACGAATGGTTGCCGAGTCCGCGGATGCCACAGCGTCACGGAAACCGAAGTCTGTGGACAACAACTGCACGGCGTCCCGCAGCCGCTTGCCGCGCATTTCCAGCAAGCCTTCAAACACCCGGGTGCCGACTTCGAGCTGCGCCTGGGCCTGGTTGCGCACAGCGTCCTGGGTGGCGGCTTTCACCGCAATAAACACGGCGAAGACCACGATCAGCAGCAGCATGATCAACACGCCGGCAATCCGCGCCTGAAAGCTGATGCGCACCTTCATTCGTGGGCCGCTTTATGGAAGGCGTCGCCGAACGCACTGGAGGGCGGCGCGGCGGGGGTGTTCTCGGCATTGGGCTGTACGGCGATGCTGAACCGCTGTTTGAGGCCACCGGCCGGAATGTCGATCTCGCCGCCGGACACCGGCAGCATGTCGGGGGCCTGCGGGTGCCAGAGGGTGACGGTGTAGTGACCGGCGGGCACTTGATCCAGGGTCAGCGTGCCCTTGTCGTTGCTCACGCCGAACCAGCCATCGTCGCTGACGTACACGTAACCGAGCATGTTGTCGTGCACGTTGCAGCCGAGCACCACCACGCCCGGCTTGTCGAACAGCACGGGGGCCGACGGTGTGCCGCCATACAACCGCAGTTCGAAACGCTTGGGCGTCGAGAACGAATACACCTGATGGCGGATCTGATCGCTGTTGGGAAAACTGATTTGGGTACCGGTGCGCACCGCCAGCACATGGGGGGCAAATTGCACATCGCGCTGGTCCATGTCGGCTTTCAGCGACCCCCCAGGCGGCGCAGTAGCACCGCGCAGGGTGAGCACCGCGTCGGGAAGCGGCTTGCCCTGGGCATCAACGAATTCGGCGGACAGGCTGGCCGCATGGGCGAAGTTGCCATACAGAGCGGTTACAACCAGCAACAACGAAATAAAAACACGGCGCATGACAGATGTTCCAGACAGCGAGGCCCGCAAAGAGAGCCTACTTGGCGATGATTTCCAGCGTAGCCCACGGATCGGAGGTCGGCGATATCAGACGGACTTCCGGCAAAGCACATGGCCATCACCTATTGGAGGCCACGGCCTGGCGCAACGCCACATATGCTTTTAAATCGGCCTGCTTAGTCATTGCTATCGACCGGCGCTATTGAAACCTGAGGCCATCCGCCCCATCTAAGGCTCATCTCCATTTATGCAGGTGCCCCATGAGCGACCAGCAATCCGACGCCAACCAGCCGCACCCCGACGACGACCACGAGCACGAAATCCTCGGTTCTGACGGAAAGAGCCTCGCCCTGCCCAGCCAGAATCTGCCGGATCAGGTGTACATCATCCCGATCCACAACCGTCCGTTCTTCCCCGCGCAAGTGCTGCCGGTCATCGTCAATGAAGAGCCCTGGGCCGAAACGCTGGAGCTGGTCAGCAAGTCTGATCACCACTCGCTGGCGCTGTTTTTCATGGACACCCCGCCCGACGACCCGCGTCATTTCGACACCAAGGCGTTGCCGGAGTACGGCACGCTGGTCAAGGTGCACCACGCCAGCCGTGAAAACGGCAAGCTGCAGTTCGTCGCCCAGGGCCTGAGCCGTGTGCGCATCAAGACCTGGCTCAAGCACCATCGTCCGCCGTTTCTGGTGGAGGTCGAATACCCGCACCAGCCCAACGAGCCGACCGACGAGGTCAAGGCCTACGGCATGGCGCTGATCAATGCGATCAAGGAGCTGCTGCCCCTCAACCCGCTGTACAGCGAAGAGTTGAAGAACTACCTCAATCGCTTCAGCCCCAACGACCCTTCGCCGCTGACCGACTTCGCCGCCGCCCTGACCTCCGCCACTGGCGTCGAGCTGCAGCAGGTGCTCGATTGCGTGCCCGTGCTCAAGCGCATGGAAAAAGTCCTGCCGATGCTGCGCAAGGAAGTGGAAGTCGCGCGCCTGCAGAAAGAAATCTCCGCGGAAGTGAACCGCAAGATCGGCGAACATCAGCGTGAGTTCTTCCTCAAGGAACAGCTGAAGGTCATCCAGCAGGAATTGGGGTTGACCAAGGATGATCGCAGCGCTGACATCGAACAGTTCGAAGAGCGTCTGGTGGGAAAAACCCTTCCGGCGCAGGCGCGCAAGCGCATCGACGAAGAGATCAACAAGCTGTCGGTGCTTGAAACCGGTTCGCCGGAATACGCCGTCACTCGCAACTATCTGGACTGGGCTAGCTCAGTGCCGTGGGGCGTGTGTGGTGACGACAAGCTCGACCTGAAACACGCGCGCAAAGTGCTGGATCAGCACCACGCCGGCCTCGACGATATCAAGAGCCGCATCCTCGAATTCCTCGCCGTCGGCGCCTACAAAGGCGAAATCTCCGGCTCCATCGTGCTGCTGGTCGGCCCGCCGGGGGTGGGTAAAACCAGTGTCGGCAAATCGATCGCAGAATCCCTGGGCCGTCCGTTCTACCGTTTCAGCGTCGGCGGCATGCGCGACGAGGCCGAAATCAAGGGTCACCGTCGCACTTACATCGGCGCCCAACCGGGCAAGCTGGTGCAGGCGCTGAAAGACGTGGAAGTGATGAACCCGGTCATCATGCTCGACGAGATCGACAAGATGGGCCAGAGCTTCCAGGGCGACCCGGCCTCGGCGCTGCTTGAAACCCTGGACCCGGAACAGAACGTCGAATTCCTCGACCACTATCTGGACCTGCGGCTTGATCTCTCGAAGGTGCTGTTCATTTGCACCGCGAACACCCTGGACTCGATCCCTGGCCCGTTGCTGGACCGGATGGAAGTGATTCGCCTGTCCGGCTACATCACTGAAGAAAAGCTCGCCATCGCCAAGCGCCATCTGTGGCCCAAGCAACTGGCCAAGGCCGGCGTCTCAAAAAACAGCCTGATGATCAGCGACAGTGCATTGCGCGCGGTCATTGAAGGGTATGCGCGAGAAGCCGGTGTGCGGCAGCTGGAAAAACAGCTAGGCAAACTGGTGCGCAAGGCCGTCGTCAAGCTGCTGGACAACCCGGACACCGGGGTCAAGATCGGCCCTAAAGAGCTGGAGGCCTCGCTGGGCATGGCGGTCTTCCGCAACGAACAAGTGCTGTCGGGCACCGGCGTAATCACCGGTCTGGCCTGGACCAGCATGGGTGGCGCGACGCTGCCCATCGAAGCGACGCGCATTCATACGCTCAACCGCGGCTTCAAGCTCACCGGCCAGTTAGGCGACGTGATGAAGGAATCCGCCGAAATCGCCTACAGCTACGTCAGCTCTAATCTGGCGAAGTTTGGCGGCGATAAAAGCTTCTTCGACGAAGCCTTCGTTCACCTTCACGTGCCTGAAGGTGCGACGCCGAAAGACGGGCCAAGTGCCGGTGTGACGATGGCCAGCGCGCTGCTGTCCCTGGCGCGTAACCAGGCGCCGAAAAAAGGCGTGGCGATGACCGGTGAACTGACCCTGACCGGGCATGTACTGCCCATCGGCGGCGTGCGGGAGAAAGTGATTGCGGCGCGTCGGCAGAAGATTTACGAGCTGATCCTGCCGGAGGCCAACCGCGGCAACTTCGAAGAACTGCCGGATTACCTGAAAGAAGGCATCACCGCGCACTTCGCCAAACGTTTTGCGGATGTGGCGAAGATATTGTTTTAAGACGGGACCAGCATCACTTCCACCGGGGCAGTTCGTGACCTGTGGAAGTGGGCATCACAGACAAGGAATGCAACATGCTCGACTTCAACAACAAGGGTTTTTTCAAACTCAAGCAGAACAACGAATACGCTGAGCGTGTGGCTGCGCTGCTGCTTGATGATGAAACCGTCATCGATGCCTACAAGTCGATGCGCGACGGTGTTGTCTTCACGACCAAGCGGATTATCTCCGTCAACGTGCAAGGCATTACCGGCAGCAAGAAGGACTTCACTTCATTGCCGTATAAAAACATCGTGGCCTACTCGGTGGAAACCTCCGGGACCTTCGACCTCGATTCCGAACTCGAAATTTACTTCTCCGCTCTGGGCAAGGTGAAGTTCGAATTCACCGGGAAGACCTCCATCGTCGAAATTTCCAGGTACATCTCGCAATTCGTTCTCTGAACGATACCCGTTGACCCGGCAGCGACCCGTCGCGGCGTGATGCAGGCTGATCCCGGGTCTCGCGGCGTAGACGGAGCGGCAAGGTTTCAACACATCCGTCTTCGGTTATCCTGCGCAAACGTTGCCTACGACCGGAGCCTTCATGACCCCTGCCCGCCTGCTCGTCCCGCTCAGCTTCAGCTTGCTTGCCGCTTGCGCCCAAGCGCCGAAACAGATTGTCTCTCTGGACGATCAGCAAGACTGCCCCCTCATCCTCAAAACCGGCCAGACCCTCATGCTGATGCTGCCCAGCAATCCCACGACCGGGTACCGCTGGCTGATGCAAAACCCTGCGCCGTCCATCCTGGGCAGCCTCGGGCCTGAGGTGTTCAATGCCTCTAAAGATGTAGGGCTGGTGGGTGAAGGCGGCCAGTCGGTCTGGCGCTACCGAGCGGCCAATCCGGGCTCGGGTCACCTCATGATGGTCTACCAGCAGCCCTGGGCGCCGGAAGTGGCGCCGGAACGCACTTTCGATTGCGTCATTACGGTGAACTGATCGCCTGCTGACGACACGGCCGCCCCCGCAGGAACGTCCGTGCCGGCGAAGGGCTATTCAGTCGCTGAGCACTGGCGTGAGCCTCTGTCATTCGGCCAGTAACTGCGCAGCATCGAAGCCCATGCGCAAGTTGCCCCAATGACGGCCTTCGAAGAAGAACGGCACGTCGATCTCGGTCATGATCTCACCGGTGTCGCGCAGGTAGGTTTGCAGCAGGAAGCGCTGTTGGTTAGCGGCTGCGCGCAGGCCGATGGGGTCGGCGAACATGCGCTTGTTCCGGCACACCGGCAGGTCAATAGCACGGTCGCCCGTCGGTTTTTTCGACACCCAGCTGTTATTCACCGGGCAGTAACCCTTGCTGTCGACGATGAAGGTGACCTTTCCGCCCCTCGTGCCTTTAGTGAGCGCGTCGCACTCTTCCTGACAGATCTGCGCGAAGCGTTCGGTGTAGCTGGTCGTGTATTGCTTGGGGTCGGTACCGGGAATCAGTTTGTAGTTCTGATCGAACAGGTTGACGCCCTCACGTTGCAGCGCGGCCAGACGCACCTGGAGCCGGTCGCGGCAGTGACTGGCGCGGGTAATGCCAGCGTCCAGCGCGCCGTGCCCGAGGACAAACCGTCCCAGCAGCGCCTGGACCTTTTCCGCCACGCCCGACAGATCGCGGGTGGCGGTTGCGGAATGCTGCATGCGCTGGTCAATCGACTGGCTGTCCGCATGAATCTGCGTCACGCGGTCGTTGATGCCGGTGTTGCTGTCGGCAAACTGCTGGATGTGCGAGGCGATGTCCTCAAGCTTCGTGTGGGTGGATTCGAAGTCGCCAATCATGCTTTCGAAATGCCCTGACGCACGCTCGACCACTTTCTGGGTCTCCCGGGCGCTGTGGCTGATCTGCGTGGTTTGCTCGTGGGTCGAACTGACTTCCAGCAACATGGCGTCGATGTTCTGGGAAATGTCCTCAGTGGCGCGGCTGACGTTCTGGGCCAGGGTCCGGACTTCATCGGCAACCACCGCGAAACCACGCCCGCTCTCCCCTGCACGCGCCGCTTCGATCGCCGCGTTGAGCGCCAAAAGGTTGGTCTGGGAAGAGATCTGTTGAATCAATCCGACGATGGATTTGATGCTCGACGAACGCTGGTTCAGCGCCGAAACCAGCGTGCCGAACTCATTAAGGCTGCTGGAAATCTCACTGATGTTGCCGGTCACTTCCAGCAGTTCGGTGTAAGAGTCGCGGGCCATGCTGAGGTTTTGCGCGGTGGTCCCGGAAATGCCCTGGGTCTGCCGGGACACCTCGGCAATCCGCCCCACTGCGTCGTTGCTCTGCTCCATGACTTCCTTGGCGAAGCGTGCCTGATGGGTCGCGCTGTCGCTGGAGTCGCTGATGTTTTTCAACGACCGCGCAGACTCCACGGCAATGTTCACGGTCAACGCCTGAACGCTGCTGATGATCTCCCGCTGCTTGGCAAGAAACCGGTTGCAGGTGCTTGCCAGCACGCGGATTTCATCGTGGGTCAACAGCGGCAAGTCTTTGGACAGGTCGCCCTCGCCATTGGCAATGCCTTCCAGCGCCTGGGTCATCTGGGTGACCGGCCGAACGATCAGGTGCCGGAAATACCAGACCATGAAGCTGACCAGACAGAGGGTGAACAGCGTGCTGCCGAGAATGGCGTTGCTCAGCACATCGAGCTTGCCCTCGATCATGCTTAGCGTCCCCGCCGGCAACTGTGCGCTGCGCAACTGCAACAGCACGTCGGCGCGGATGCTCACGGCCACCCAGTACACCACGGCGCTCACCACCACCATCAGAAACAGGCTCGACAACTTCTTGGTCAAAGAATTGAAAAACTGCCTCTCGACGGACTCGTACAACGCCTTGAACGCATGCATGCCACGGTTCCCTGTGCCAGTAATGAAATGGGTTGCGAATTAAGGTGTTTCGACTGCCGGGGTGAAAGCTTTAATGCTGCGGGGTGAAGGCACCCGATCATGGCCAGCGTTACAGCCAGCACCAGCTCAAGGAATAAGTGACATTGATTCTCAATTGTAACTTCCTGATAATTGAGAACCATCACCATTTGTAACATTCGCCGGAGCGTTGCCCGCCATGCGTCACTCGATCCCCTTTTGCCCAAAGGCCCTTTCGTTAATTGCCCTGAGCGTGCTCAACACAGCGAATGCGGAAGAGACAGCGCTCAGCCTGCCCGCTACCGACGTGACGTCAACCGTCACTTATGGCGACACAGGCAACCCGCAGGGCTACCAAGGCAAACCCAGCAGCACCACCACTCGGCTGGACCTGACCAACCAGGAAACGCCCCAGGGCGTGACCAACATCAAGCGCGAGCAAATGGATGACTTCAAGCTCAACAGCATCCGCGATGTGTTGACCAGCACCCCCGGCGTCAACGTGCAGAAAGTCGAAACAGACCGCACCTACTTCACCGCGCGCGGTTTCGACATCAACAACTTCCAGTACGACGGCACGGCCATGCCGATGACCAATGGTTTGCTGGTGGGCGACATCGACCTGGCACCCTACGAGCAGGTCGATATCGTACACGGCGCCAACGGCTTGATGTCCGGGGCCGGCAACCCCTCGGCCACGGTCAACTTCATCCGCAAACGCCCGACCTACGATCCCCAGGCAAAGATCGACGTGACCGCCGGTTCCTGGGACACACGCCGGGTGGACATCGACGTCTCCGGCCCCCTGACCGACTCGGGCAACGTCCGGGGGCGCGTCATCTACGCCAACGAAAACGGCAACTCATACCTTGATCGTTACGCCCGCGAGAAGAACATCTTCAGCGGTCTGCTGGCATTCGACCTGAGCGACAGCGACACGCTGACCCTTGGTTACGAGGACCAGAAAACCAACGCCAATGGCTCAAGCTGGGGCGCACTGCCGCTGGTCGACGGCAATGGCAACGCCATTCATTACAGCAGCATCCATTCCAATATTTCCCAGCCGTGGGTGCATTGGGACGTTCACACGCAACGTGCCTTTGCCGAGTGGGAGCACACCTTCGCGAACGAGTGGAAGTCGAAGCTGACCGTCGCCGGCGCCGAGCACCGCGAAGATACCGAGATGTTCTACATGTACGGCGACAGCACCTCACCCACCGGTTACACCGGGCTGGGCTCCAAGTACAAAGACAAGAACCTCGAACTCAGTGGTGATTACTCGCTGAGCGGGCCGTTCACGTTGGGCGGTCGCGAACATCAACTCACGCTGGGGGCGAACGCTGCACGCCAGCGCAATCGCGAATCCTCCCAGTACGGCGACGCTCTCAACTACTCGCCTGTGACCCTTGAAGATGCGCTGCATGGCTACCTGCCGCGTCCGACTTACGCTGCCGCATTACCCGCTGCGACGTCGAACTACACCGATCGCCAGAAAAGCGTTTACGCCGGCGCGCGCTTCAGCCTGACCGACGATCTGCATGTGATCACCGGCGCCCGCATGCTCAGCGCGGACAGCAATGGCGACAACTACGGCGCCGCGCGGGAGGTGCGCATTCACGGCAAAGTCACGCCGTATGCCGGTATCGTCTACGACCTGACCCCCGAATACGCGCTGTACGCCAGTTACACCGAAGTCTTCAATCCGCAGTATTACCTCGACAGCCAAGGCCGGGTGCTTGATCCGCTTGAAGGCAAAAGCTACGAGGCAGGCATCAAGGCCCAGTTGATGGACAAGAAGCTCAACGTCAGCGCAGCGGTGTTCCATGCCAAGCAAGACAACGTGCCGGGCAGTTCGACCTATGACGCCAGCCTGGGCGGCTACGTGTACGAGGCGATGTCCTACGACAGCAGCGGCGTGGAGCTGGAGGCGTCGGGCGAAGTGGCGCCAGGCCTGCAAGTCAACGGCGGGTACACTTACGTTTACATCACGGACGACAACGACAGCCGTGCGCGCAAGTTCATCCCCCGCCACGCGCTGACGTCGTCGATGACCTACCAGTTGCCGATGGCGCCGAAGGTCAAGGTCGGCGGCAGCCTGAGCTGGCAGAGCAAAACCCAGAACGACGACTCGCCGGCCGCCCGCCAGGACGCCTACGCGCTCATCGGCCTGATGACCCGCTACGACATCGATCAGCACTGGAGCACCCAGCTCAACCTCAACAACCTCACCAACGAGAAGTACCAACAGAGCCTGCGCTACAACCAGAGCAACTTCGGCGATCCACGCAACTTCACCGCGTCGGTGAGCTGGAAGTACTGATTTCACGGCTCGCGTCCAAGCCGCGCACGGGCAACCGGCGCGGCTTTTTTACCAACGACGCAGACGTCAGCTCACCAGCGATGAGATGAGGTTCCAGCCGAGGGACGGAATTGGCTAAAATGCCGCACTTTTCGCCTTGTCCCCCGGAATCGCCGTGAGCCCAGAACCCGACCGCCTATTCGCCCAGCCGCTGCCCCAGGTGCCCGACTTCGCCTTCAACGAAGACGTGGTGCGGGTGTTCCCGGACATGATCAAGCGCTCGGTGCCGGGCTACCCGACCATCGTCGAAAACCTCGGCGTGCTCGCGGCGCAGTTCGCCCAGCCCCAAAGCGTGCTCTATGACCTGGGCAGTTCACTGGGCGCCGTCACTCAGGCGTTGCGCCGGCATGTGCGGACCGAGGATTGCCGGGTAATCGCCATCGACAACTCATCGGCCATGGTCGATCGCTGCCGGGAGTACCTCAACGCCCAGGACTCGATGTACCAGGAGTTACTGCCGGTGGAAGTCATCGACGGGGATATCTTGAATCTCGAGTTTCAGCCTGCCTCTGTGGTCGCGCTGAACTTCACCCTGCAATTCATCGCCCCCGACCAACGCCTCGCCCTGTTGACTCGCATTCGCCAGTCGTTGCTGCCCGGCGGTGCGCTGATCCTGTCGGAGAAGCTGCGCTTCGATGACACCGAAGAACAGGCGCTGCTCACCGATCTGCACGTCGCCTTCAAGCGCGCCAACGGTTACAGCGAGCTGGAGATCGCGCAGAAACGCAGCGCGATCGAAAACGTGATGAAACCC contains the following coding sequences:
- a CDS encoding methyl-accepting chemotaxis protein, with the protein product MHAFKALYESVERQFFNSLTKKLSSLFLMVVVSAVVYWVAVSIRADVLLQLRSAQLPAGTLSMIEGKLDVLSNAILGSTLFTLCLVSFMVWYFRHLIVRPVTQMTQALEGIANGEGDLSKDLPLLTHDEIRVLASTCNRFLAKQREIISSVQALTVNIAVESARSLKNISDSSDSATHQARFAKEVMEQSNDAVGRIAEVSRQTQGISGTTAQNLSMARDSYTELLEVTGNISEISSSLNEFGTLVSALNQRSSSIKSIVGLIQQISSQTNLLALNAAIEAARAGESGRGFAVVADEVRTLAQNVSRATEDISQNIDAMLLEVSSTHEQTTQISHSARETQKVVERASGHFESMIGDFESTHTKLEDIASHIQQFADSNTGINDRVTQIHADSQSIDQRMQHSATATRDLSGVAEKVQALLGRFVLGHGALDAGITRASHCRDRLQVRLAALQREGVNLFDQNYKLIPGTDPKQYTTSYTERFAQICQEECDALTKGTRGGKVTFIVDSKGYCPVNNSWVSKKPTGDRAIDLPVCRNKRMFADPIGLRAAANQQRFLLQTYLRDTGEIMTEIDVPFFFEGRHWGNLRMGFDAAQLLAE
- a CDS encoding methylamine utilization protein encodes the protein MRRVFISLLLVVTALYGNFAHAASLSAEFVDAQGKPLPDAVLTLRGATAPPGGSLKADMDQRDVQFAPHVLAVRTGTQISFPNSDQIRHQVYSFSTPKRFELRLYGGTPSAPVLFDKPGVVVLGCNVHDNMLGYVYVSDDGWFGVSNDKGTLTLDQVPAGHYTVTLWHPQAPDMLPVSGGEIDIPAGGLKQRFSIAVQPNAENTPAAPPSSAFGDAFHKAAHE
- the lon gene encoding endopeptidase La, with translation MSDQQSDANQPHPDDDHEHEILGSDGKSLALPSQNLPDQVYIIPIHNRPFFPAQVLPVIVNEEPWAETLELVSKSDHHSLALFFMDTPPDDPRHFDTKALPEYGTLVKVHHASRENGKLQFVAQGLSRVRIKTWLKHHRPPFLVEVEYPHQPNEPTDEVKAYGMALINAIKELLPLNPLYSEELKNYLNRFSPNDPSPLTDFAAALTSATGVELQQVLDCVPVLKRMEKVLPMLRKEVEVARLQKEISAEVNRKIGEHQREFFLKEQLKVIQQELGLTKDDRSADIEQFEERLVGKTLPAQARKRIDEEINKLSVLETGSPEYAVTRNYLDWASSVPWGVCGDDKLDLKHARKVLDQHHAGLDDIKSRILEFLAVGAYKGEISGSIVLLVGPPGVGKTSVGKSIAESLGRPFYRFSVGGMRDEAEIKGHRRTYIGAQPGKLVQALKDVEVMNPVIMLDEIDKMGQSFQGDPASALLETLDPEQNVEFLDHYLDLRLDLSKVLFICTANTLDSIPGPLLDRMEVIRLSGYITEEKLAIAKRHLWPKQLAKAGVSKNSLMISDSALRAVIEGYAREAGVRQLEKQLGKLVRKAVVKLLDNPDTGVKIGPKELEASLGMAVFRNEQVLSGTGVITGLAWTSMGGATLPIEATRIHTLNRGFKLTGQLGDVMKESAEIAYSYVSSNLAKFGGDKSFFDEAFVHLHVPEGATPKDGPSAGVTMASALLSLARNQAPKKGVAMTGELTLTGHVLPIGGVREKVIAARRQKIYELILPEANRGNFEELPDYLKEGITAHFAKRFADVAKILF
- a CDS encoding PH domain-containing protein; this translates as MLDFNNKGFFKLKQNNEYAERVAALLLDDETVIDAYKSMRDGVVFTTKRIISVNVQGITGSKKDFTSLPYKNIVAYSVETSGTFDLDSELEIYFSALGKVKFEFTGKTSIVEISRYISQFVL
- a CDS encoding protease inhibitor I42 family protein; its protein translation is MTPARLLVPLSFSLLAACAQAPKQIVSLDDQQDCPLILKTGQTLMLMLPSNPTTGYRWLMQNPAPSILGSLGPEVFNASKDVGLVGEGGQSVWRYRAANPGSGHLMMVYQQPWAPEVAPERTFDCVITVN
- the cmoA gene encoding carboxy-S-adenosyl-L-methionine synthase CmoA gives rise to the protein MSPEPDRLFAQPLPQVPDFAFNEDVVRVFPDMIKRSVPGYPTIVENLGVLAAQFAQPQSVLYDLGSSLGAVTQALRRHVRTEDCRVIAIDNSSAMVDRCREYLNAQDSMYQELLPVEVIDGDILNLEFQPASVVALNFTLQFIAPDQRLALLTRIRQSLLPGGALILSEKLRFDDTEEQALLTDLHVAFKRANGYSELEIAQKRSAIENVMKPDSLEQHRERLVAAGFSKVVPWFQCLNFASLIALP
- a CDS encoding bifunctional diguanylate cyclase/phosphodiesterase, translated to MKVRISFQARIAGVLIMLLLIVVFAVFIAVKAATQDAVRNQAQAQLEVGTRVFEGLLEMRGKRLRDAVQLLSTDFGFRDAVASADSATIRSVLLNHGARINASDMFLLGMDGTVMASTVAQIPEGSPFPYIQALRDLKGKNQSMLIVPLQGQPHLLVDSTVLAPLPIARVVMGFSMDGDLAQELRSLSGLQVSFLSIVQNQPGQMISTQPDTLFDSLRSVMMNPPSDEMQMTEHQSQSFLSKTLRLGSISSGDGEVVALLQSPLDQAMQAFAPLDKTLFWITVVALAGSLVGALLLARSLSRPVSALAQAARRIGEGDYATPVVLDRRDELGLLASAINSMQSGIAERELQLAHNALHDPLTGLPNRALVMERLGSAVVAQRPVALLYLGIDNFRAIGANVGLEGIEQLLRIISAQLQLPLRPGDTVARLSDNEFLLLVQNAETDSAVAVADRLQGLLIKPQRIGEQDIAMDACIGIAAYPANGDSATELLRRASIARQDAAQLPGRLQVYVDGRDVAHLRQISLIRDLRLAARNGELSLHYQPKLDIRNGRVTQAEALLRWQHPQFGSVSPAEFIVLAERTGSIQILTNWVIEEALRQLAEWAQRGLILQVSVNISADDLLDGNLADRVSALLKLYRVPAEQLIFEITESAIMREPEQSLKVLNRLREFGISLSVDDFGTGYSSLAHLKRLPVQELKIDQSFVRDLDETSEDAVIVRSTIEMSHNLGLKVVAEGVEYDHSLRLLERWHCDTAQGYLISRPLSASAFEAWIAQSQLPPRMTVH
- a CDS encoding TonB-dependent siderophore receptor, yielding MRHSIPFCPKALSLIALSVLNTANAEETALSLPATDVTSTVTYGDTGNPQGYQGKPSSTTTRLDLTNQETPQGVTNIKREQMDDFKLNSIRDVLTSTPGVNVQKVETDRTYFTARGFDINNFQYDGTAMPMTNGLLVGDIDLAPYEQVDIVHGANGLMSGAGNPSATVNFIRKRPTYDPQAKIDVTAGSWDTRRVDIDVSGPLTDSGNVRGRVIYANENGNSYLDRYAREKNIFSGLLAFDLSDSDTLTLGYEDQKTNANGSSWGALPLVDGNGNAIHYSSIHSNISQPWVHWDVHTQRAFAEWEHTFANEWKSKLTVAGAEHREDTEMFYMYGDSTSPTGYTGLGSKYKDKNLELSGDYSLSGPFTLGGREHQLTLGANAARQRNRESSQYGDALNYSPVTLEDALHGYLPRPTYAAALPAATSNYTDRQKSVYAGARFSLTDDLHVITGARMLSADSNGDNYGAAREVRIHGKVTPYAGIVYDLTPEYALYASYTEVFNPQYYLDSQGRVLDPLEGKSYEAGIKAQLMDKKLNVSAAVFHAKQDNVPGSSTYDASLGGYVYEAMSYDSSGVELEASGEVAPGLQVNGGYTYVYITDDNDSRARKFIPRHALTSSMTYQLPMAPKVKVGGSLSWQSKTQNDDSPAARQDAYALIGLMTRYDIDQHWSTQLNLNNLTNEKYQQSLRYNQSNFGDPRNFTASVSWKY